In Neoarius graeffei isolate fNeoGra1 chromosome 15, fNeoGra1.pri, whole genome shotgun sequence, a single genomic region encodes these proteins:
- the hnrnpm gene encoding heterogeneous nuclear ribonucleoprotein M: MSGEEETLKMSSNAAPEKQGQGNAVNGKPSHESRKERSSKRGGGRYEPYANPSKRYRVFVSNIPYDVKWQALKDLMKEKVGEVTYVEHLMDAEGKSRGCAVVEFRTEELMKKAVDKVNKHNMNGRPLKVKEDPDGVIAQREAHRSQGGGGGGPLGGMGGGMGMGPGPGAPPMVNIPPSLLDNPNIPNEIIHGLQAGKIGSTVFVANLDYKVGWKKLKEVFSMAGVVVRTDILEDKDGKSRGMGTVTFEMPIEAVQAVSMFNGQLLFNRTMHVKLDEKSMPKGDFSPPERAPALPRGLSGIGLGLGPGGQPIDATQLNRGAGMNNMGPGGMDGIGFGGMSRMGGLDNFGGGINNVDRFGPSGMGRMNDMDRGIGAAFEREFGGRNEMGMTRNNFGDSFDRGMGNSMGMDRMSSGMDRLGANVDRMGSLDRMGMDRMERLSDLDRMGSGFDRMGSSMDRLGPSIDRLGSGLDRMSSGMDRLSQSSFDRLGPSSLERMSAGMDFASPMGMDRMNAGLDRMGSSFERMSSGGLDRFPAPGMDRMGSSIDRMDRMGSAGVGGQFDRGADMDRGNFGSFGSAGQGGPGAGASARKGCQIFVRNLPFDFTWKMLKDAFNSCGMVQYADIKMENGKSKGCGVVRFDSPETAERACCTMNGYRLNGREIDVRIDRNA; the protein is encoded by the exons AAATGCAGTGAATGGAAAGCCCAGCCATGAGTCCAGGAAGGAGAGATCCTCCAAGCGAGGAGGTGGTAGATACGAGCCCTATGCCAACCCCTCCAAGAGATACCGGGTTTTTGTGAGCAACATTCCCTATGATGTCAAATGGCAAGCGCTAAAGGacctaatgaaagaaaaag TGGGTGAGGTAACGTACGTGGAACACTTAATGGACGCGGAAGGCAAATCAAGG GGTTGTGC GGTGGTTGAGTTTAGAACTGAAGAACTAATGAAGAAGGCTGTGGATAAAGTCAATAAACACAACATGAATGGACGTCCTTTGAAAGTCAAAGAG GACCCAGATGGTGTGATTGCCCAGCGTGAAGCCCACAGGTCtcaaggtggtggtggtggaggaccTCTTGGTGGAATGGGTGGTGGAATGGGTATGGGACCTGGACCTGGTGCTCCCCCCATGGTCAACATCCCGCCAAGTCTCTTGGACAATCCAAACATTCCTAATGAGATCATCCATGGTCTTCAAGCTGGCAAGATAGGAAGCACAGTTTTTGTGGCAAAT CTTGACTATAAGGTGGGCTGGAAGAAGCTGAAGGAGGTGTTCAGCATGGCTGGGGTGGTTGTCCGCACAGACATCCTCGAGGACAAAGACGGGAAGAGCAGGGGCATGGGCACAGTCACTTTTGAAATGCCCATTGAAGCTGTGCAAGCAGTCT CCATGTTCAATGGTCAACTGCTGTTCAATCGAACCATGCATGTAAAGCTG GATGAGAAATCTATGCCCAAGGGTGACTTTTCACCCCCTGAGAGAGCACCTGCACTACCCC GTGGTCTGAGTGGTATTGGTCTGGGACTAGGGCCTGGTGGACAACCCATTGATGCTACACAGCTGAACCGTGGTGCAGGGATGAACAATATGGGGCCTGGAG gAATGGATGGGATAGGATTTGGTGGCATGAGTAGAATGGGAG GACTGGATAATTTTGGAGGGGGAATAAACAACGTTGATCGATTTGGGCCGTCTGGAATGGGAAGGATGAACG ACATGGATCGGGGAATTGGGGCTGCCTTTGAAAGAGAATTTGGTGGTCGCAATGAGATGGGCATGACCCGCAATAACTTTGGAGACTCTTTTGACCGAGGAATGG GTAATTCCATGGGAATGGATCGCATGAGTTCTGGCATGGACCGACTTGGTGCCAATGTGGATCGTATGGGCAGTCTGGACAGAATGGGGATGGATCGTATGGAGCGTCTGTCTGACCTGGACAGGATGGGTTCTGGCTTTGATCGTATGGGCTCCAGCATGGATCGACTGGGACCCAGTATAGACAGGCTGGGGTCTGGCCTGGACCGTATGAGCTCTGGCATGGACCGCCTGAGTCAATCCAGTTTTGACCGCCTAGGTCCATCCAGCCTGGAGCGCATGAGTGCAGGCATGGATTTTGCCTCACCAATGGGCATGGACAGAATGAATGCTGGTCTTGACCGCATGGGGTCCAGCTTTGAGCGCATGAGTTCGGGTGGGTTGGACCGCTTCCCAGCCCCAGGAATGGACCGCATGGGATCCAGCATTGACCGCATGGATCGCATGGGCTCTGCTGGTGTGGGAGGACAGTTTGATCGAGGTGCAGATATGGACCGTGGTAACTTTGGCAGCTTCGGTTCAGCAGGGCAAGGAGGGCCGGGAGCTGGAGCCAGTGCCAGAAAGGGCTGCCAGATCTTTGTCAGAAAT CTGCCATTTGATTTTACCTGGAAGATGTTGAAGGATGCCTTCAATTCATGTG GTATGGTGCAGTATGCTGATATCAAGATGGAGAATGGCAAGTCCAAGGGTTGTGGTGTGGTTCGTTTTGATAGCCCTGAAACAGCAGAGCGTGCTTGCTGTACTATGAATGGCTATCGACTGAATGGCAGAGAGATTGATGTGAGGATTGACAGAAATGCGTAA